In Cupriavidus basilensis, one genomic interval encodes:
- a CDS encoding MFS transporter produces the protein MNDATLPAPSLAPSQPKPASPARQSQSRLIAACSIGNALEMYDFTVYSFFALLIGKLFFPSDSAYGSLLLAVATFGIGFVMRPLGGFVIGNYADRHGRKAAMTLTIGLMVIGTMCLAFAPTYAFAGLFGPVMIVAGRLLQGFSLGGEIGASTAMLMESGGVKGRGFRVSWQLGSQGIAATLGALTAAILYGVLPQASLESWGWRVPFVLGLLIAPVGLYIRAHLDETHTAEAHAPSPLGTLFREHGGTVVKGILTIIGGTVATYLVVYFMPTYMIRELHLPPSLSLLSGCVTGVVCLVMSLVAGTLADRLPHRKPLVLGSMAFTLVCLYPAFWLMTHYPSVPLVLSLSALLTASVYLGSTPMLLMMMELLPAHVRASGLSVIYAVGVTVFGGSCQFIVTWMLAKTGNPMAPAFYMMACGAVTILAVLTIRENAQAH, from the coding sequence ATGAACGATGCCACCCTGCCTGCGCCCTCGCTGGCCCCTTCCCAGCCCAAGCCCGCGAGCCCGGCGCGCCAGAGCCAGTCCCGCCTGATTGCCGCCTGCTCGATCGGCAATGCGCTGGAGATGTACGACTTCACCGTCTACAGCTTCTTCGCGCTGCTGATCGGCAAGCTGTTTTTTCCGTCCGACAGCGCATACGGCTCGTTGCTGCTGGCGGTGGCGACCTTCGGCATCGGCTTCGTGATGCGGCCGCTGGGCGGCTTCGTGATCGGCAACTACGCGGACCGCCACGGCCGCAAGGCGGCAATGACGCTGACCATCGGGCTGATGGTGATTGGCACGATGTGCCTGGCCTTCGCCCCGACCTACGCGTTCGCTGGCTTGTTCGGGCCGGTGATGATCGTGGCCGGACGCCTGCTGCAGGGCTTTTCGCTGGGCGGCGAGATTGGCGCCTCCACTGCCATGCTGATGGAGTCCGGCGGCGTCAAGGGCCGCGGCTTTCGCGTCAGCTGGCAACTCGGCAGCCAGGGCATCGCTGCGACGCTGGGCGCGCTCACGGCCGCCATTCTTTATGGCGTGCTGCCGCAAGCTTCGCTGGAAAGCTGGGGCTGGCGCGTGCCCTTCGTGCTGGGCCTGCTGATTGCGCCTGTGGGGCTGTATATCCGCGCTCACCTGGACGAGACGCACACGGCCGAGGCGCACGCGCCTAGCCCGCTCGGCACGCTGTTCCGCGAGCATGGCGGCACGGTGGTCAAGGGCATCCTGACCATCATCGGCGGCACGGTCGCCACCTACCTAGTGGTGTATTTCATGCCCACCTACATGATCCGCGAACTGCATCTGCCGCCATCGCTGTCGCTGCTGTCGGGTTGCGTGACAGGTGTGGTGTGCTTGGTGATGTCGCTGGTGGCCGGCACGCTGGCCGACCGCTTGCCGCACCGCAAGCCGCTGGTGCTGGGTTCGATGGCCTTCACGCTGGTGTGCCTCTATCCCGCGTTCTGGCTGATGACCCACTACCCGAGCGTGCCGCTGGTGCTGTCGCTGTCCGCGTTGCTGACCGCCAGCGTCTACCTGGGCTCCACGCCGATGCTGCTGATGATGATGGAGCTCCTGCCGGCCCATGTGCGCGCCAGCGGCCTGTCGGTGATCTACGCGGTTGGCGTGACGGTGTTCGGCGGTTCCTGCCAGTTCATCGTCACCTGGATGCTGGCCAAGACCGGCAACCCGATGGCGCCCGCCTTCTACATGATGGCCTGTGGCGCGGTGACCATCCTCGCGGTGCTTACGATCCGCGAAAACGCTCAAGCGCATTGA
- a CDS encoding crotonase/enoyl-CoA hydratase family protein produces the protein MNTSSERIILTLEEGVAEVRLNRPDKMNALDPAMFDALIETGQRLAREPDLRAVVLSGAGRAFCAGLDMQSMAGLGDGQGDAIAAGRLAARSHGISNRPQFACMVWRELPVPVIAAVHGVAFGGGLQVALGADLRYVTADTRMSVMEIKWGLVPDMAGMLLMRGLVRPDRLRELIYSGRIVTGEEACALGLATAVVDDPRAAALATARDIANRSPDAIRAAKRLMQVSEDGDGAAILLAESVEQDRLIGGANQREAVIANMEKRAAAFKPAS, from the coding sequence ATGAACACCAGCAGCGAACGCATCATCCTGACCCTCGAAGAGGGCGTGGCCGAGGTCAGGCTCAACCGGCCCGACAAGATGAACGCGCTCGACCCCGCCATGTTCGACGCGCTGATCGAGACCGGCCAGCGTCTCGCGCGCGAACCGGACTTGCGCGCCGTTGTGCTGTCGGGCGCAGGCCGCGCATTTTGCGCCGGGCTCGATATGCAGAGCATGGCCGGGCTGGGCGATGGCCAGGGCGACGCCATCGCCGCGGGGCGCCTCGCGGCGCGCAGCCATGGCATCTCCAACCGCCCGCAGTTCGCCTGTATGGTGTGGCGCGAACTGCCGGTGCCGGTGATCGCCGCTGTGCACGGCGTGGCGTTCGGCGGCGGCTTGCAGGTCGCGCTCGGCGCCGACCTGCGCTATGTCACCGCGGACACGCGCATGTCGGTGATGGAGATCAAGTGGGGGCTGGTGCCCGACATGGCCGGCATGCTGCTGATGCGCGGCCTGGTGCGCCCCGACCGCCTGCGCGAGCTGATCTACAGCGGCCGCATCGTCACCGGCGAAGAAGCCTGCGCGCTGGGCCTGGCCACCGCCGTGGTGGACGACCCGCGCGCCGCCGCGCTAGCCACCGCGCGCGACATTGCCAACCGCAGCCCGGACGCAATCCGCGCCGCCAAGCGCTTGATGCAGGTGAGCGAGGACGGCGACGGCGCCGCCATCCTGCTGGCCGAATCGGTCGAGCAGGACCGGCTGATTGGCGGCGCCAACCAGCGCGAGGCGGTGATCGCCAATATGGAAAAGCGGGCAGCGGCGTTCAAGCCGGCGTCGTAG
- a CDS encoding DUF2784 domain-containing protein: MMAAWLADAVVLFHLAFIVFVMLGGLLVLRWPRMAWLHLPAAAWGVVVEWSGWICPLTPLENALRQRAGQPAYGGDFVQHYVLALIYPEGLTREIQMGLGAVVLALNLAVYVALCRRMRRQRTRRHA; the protein is encoded by the coding sequence ATGATGGCGGCGTGGCTCGCGGACGCGGTCGTCCTGTTTCACCTCGCCTTTATCGTCTTCGTCATGCTGGGCGGTTTGCTGGTGCTGCGCTGGCCGCGCATGGCCTGGCTGCATCTGCCGGCGGCGGCCTGGGGCGTGGTGGTGGAGTGGAGCGGATGGATCTGCCCGCTCACGCCGCTGGAGAATGCGCTGCGCCAGCGCGCGGGGCAGCCAGCCTATGGCGGGGATTTCGTGCAGCACTACGTGCTGGCGCTGATCTATCCCGAGGGCCTCACGCGCGAGATCCAGATGGGGCTTGGCGCCGTGGTGCTGGCGCTCAACCTGGCGGTCTACGTGGCGCTCTGTCGCCGGATGCGGCGCCAGCGAACGCGTCGGCACGCCTGA
- a CDS encoding LysR family transcriptional regulator → MKLQQLRILLAVAQHGSIHEASRSLHVSQPALSKAIAELERELGVTLMSRSVRGVSLTAYGVALVKRASLVEQELRHALEDIEAIRGHADAQLNIGFTAVASSGPLPDAMAAFRKRFPNVALRGFELRPQQILEGLREGRLDLGLISTNSGPGTGAFQWEPLFSIGMSLAVRAGHPLRRVRRLRPLLDADWLVLDPLDDPGSPLASVMRLHRLDMPKRVVQSASNLLGLQLATRTDLISMWSDFVFDGTGPLRLDASSLIRLPISDELPEFRVFLVYRSEDLMTQACAGFSKEVRHCAQTMPRGRPAVRAGR, encoded by the coding sequence ATGAAGCTGCAGCAACTACGCATCCTGCTGGCGGTGGCCCAGCACGGCAGCATCCACGAAGCCTCGCGCAGCCTCCATGTGTCGCAGCCGGCGCTGTCCAAGGCCATCGCCGAACTGGAACGCGAACTCGGCGTCACCCTGATGTCGCGCTCCGTGCGCGGCGTCAGCCTGACCGCCTATGGCGTGGCGCTGGTCAAGCGCGCCAGCCTGGTGGAGCAGGAATTGCGGCATGCGCTGGAAGACATCGAAGCCATCCGCGGCCACGCCGACGCGCAGCTCAACATCGGCTTCACCGCGGTGGCCTCCAGCGGCCCGCTGCCCGACGCCATGGCCGCGTTCCGCAAGCGCTTTCCCAACGTCGCCCTGCGCGGCTTCGAGCTGCGCCCGCAACAGATCCTCGAAGGCCTGCGCGAAGGCCGGCTCGACCTCGGCCTGATCTCAACCAACAGCGGCCCCGGCACGGGCGCCTTCCAGTGGGAACCGCTGTTTTCCATCGGAATGTCGCTGGCCGTGCGCGCCGGCCATCCGCTGCGGCGGGTACGCCGGCTGCGGCCGCTGCTCGACGCCGACTGGCTCGTACTCGACCCGCTCGACGACCCCGGCAGCCCGCTCGCCAGCGTGATGCGGCTGCACCGCCTCGACATGCCCAAGCGCGTGGTGCAGAGCGCCTCCAACCTGCTCGGCCTGCAACTGGCCACGCGCACCGACCTGATCAGCATGTGGTCCGACTTCGTCTTCGACGGCACCGGCCCGCTGCGGCTCGATGCTTCGTCATTGATCCGCCTGCCGATCAGCGACGAACTACCCGAGTTCCGCGTGTTCCTCGTCTACCGCTCGGAAGACCTGATGACCCAGGCCTGCGCCGGGTTCAGCAAGGAGGTGCGGCACTGCGCGCAAACGATGCCGCGCGGGCGGCCCGCGGTGCGTGCGGGCAGGTGA
- a CDS encoding LysR family transcriptional regulator produces the protein MDKLKQIEAFIAVVEHGSMAAAALTQGVTPVMIGRRINALEARIGVKLLHRSTRRIVVTEQGAAFMEQCKKALADLDRAEMLIAEGKHKATGHLIVSAPAAFGRKHVAPHAPAFLAANPEVQISFNLTDRVVDLVREGYDVGIRIGGAIDPNFVAIKLATNKRVVCGTPAYFARNGVPQTLDDLAQHNCLAFNLQGGQQRGWYFQQDGKTVTVRVNGNLDCNDGELLHRWTGESLGLGWRSTWEILPQLESGELITVLDEYALPDYDILAVYPQQRPVPAKIRFFIEHLKAAFAVPGYWTGRQGR, from the coding sequence ATGGACAAGCTAAAACAGATCGAAGCCTTTATCGCCGTCGTCGAACACGGCAGCATGGCCGCCGCCGCGCTGACGCAGGGCGTGACGCCGGTGATGATCGGGCGCCGCATCAATGCGCTGGAGGCGCGCATTGGCGTGAAGCTGCTGCACCGCTCAACGCGGCGCATCGTGGTGACGGAGCAGGGCGCGGCGTTCATGGAGCAGTGCAAGAAGGCCCTCGCGGACCTGGACCGGGCCGAGATGCTGATCGCCGAGGGCAAGCACAAGGCGACCGGCCACCTGATCGTGTCGGCCCCGGCGGCGTTCGGGCGCAAGCATGTGGCGCCGCATGCGCCGGCATTCCTGGCGGCGAACCCCGAGGTGCAGATTTCCTTCAACCTGACCGACCGCGTGGTGGACCTCGTGCGCGAGGGCTATGACGTGGGCATCCGCATCGGCGGGGCCATCGATCCAAACTTTGTCGCGATCAAGCTGGCGACCAACAAGCGCGTGGTGTGCGGCACGCCGGCCTACTTCGCGCGCAACGGCGTGCCGCAGACGCTGGACGACCTGGCGCAGCACAACTGCCTGGCGTTCAACCTGCAGGGAGGCCAGCAGCGCGGCTGGTATTTCCAGCAGGACGGCAAGACGGTGACGGTGCGCGTCAATGGCAACCTGGATTGCAACGACGGCGAGTTGCTGCATCGCTGGACCGGCGAGAGCCTGGGGCTGGGCTGGCGCTCCACCTGGGAAATCCTGCCGCAACTGGAGAGCGGGGAGCTGATCACGGTGCTGGACGAGTACGCGCTGCCGGATTACGACATCCTGGCGGTGTACCCGCAGCAGCGTCCGGTGCCGGCAAAGATCCGCTTTTTTATCGAGCACCTGAAGGCGGCGTTCGCGGTGCCGGGGTACTGGACCGGGCGGCAAGGACGATGA